In Bufo gargarizans isolate SCDJY-AF-19 chromosome 5, ASM1485885v1, whole genome shotgun sequence, the following are encoded in one genomic region:
- the CCN3 gene encoding CCN family member 3, whose amino-acid sequence MMMCGRSLLPALCTFLVLHTVVCQKCPAQCGTCPEEPPNCAPDVPVVLDGCACCPVCARQQEEICSEVLPCQEDLGLYCDFSAEPQSDVGICRALEGGKCMFNGALYNNGESFQPSCKYHCRCQDGQIGCVPRCNLDLQLPGPDCPFPRKVTVPGECCEKWVCDSKEEVAFGGFAMAAYRPEATFGVDMGANCIEQTTEWSACSKTCGMGHSYRVTNRNRRCEMQKQIRLCMVRPCDEETEGLIEKKGKRCVRVKKSEKAIHFQYDNCVSVHSYKPKFCGGCTDGRCCTPHSTRTAQVEFLCPNYRIMKKPVMFINTCVCHNNCPRDTSLLQIDNAKFPSPRRY is encoded by the exons GTGGTCTGTCAGAAATGCCCAGCACAGTGTGGAACGTGCCCAGAGGAGCCGCCAAACTGTGCTCCCGATGTGCCAGTTGTGCTTGACGGCTGTGCCTGCTGTCCAGTGTGTGCCAGGCAGCAAGAAGAGATCTGCTCTGAGGTGCTGCCATGTCAAGAGGACCTGGGcttgtactgtgacttcagtgcAGAGCCACAGAGTGACGTGGGCATATGCAGGG CGCTGGAAGGAGGTAAATGCATGTTCAACGGGGCCCTGTACAACAACGGCGAAAGCTTCCAACCGAGCTGCAAATACCACTGTAGATGTCAGGATGGACAGATTGGATGTGTTCCTAGATGTAACCTGGACCTACAGCTCCCAGGGCCTGATTGTCCCTTCCCAAGAAAAGTAACCGTCCCCGGGGAATGCTGTGAGAAGTGGGTGTGCGACTCGAAAGAAGAAGTGGCCTTCGGAGGCTTCGCTATGGCTG CTTATAGACCTGAGGCCACGTTTGGAGTAGATATGGGCGCCAACTGTATAGAGCAGACGACAGAGTGGAGCGCGTGCTCTAAGACGTGTGGCATGGGACACTCATACAGGGTGACGAATCGTAATCGCCGCTGTGAAATGCAGAAACAGATCCGCCTGTGTATGGTGCGACCATGTGATGAAGAGACCGAGGGACTCATAGAAAAG AAGGGGAAAAGATGCGTGAGAGTGAAGAAATCCGAGAAAGCCATCCATTTTCAATATGACAACTGTGTCAGTGTACACAGCTACAAACCCAAATTCTGTGGTGGATGCACTGATGGGCGATGCTGCACCCCCCACAGCACTAGGACTGCCCAGGTGGAGTTCCTCTGTCCTAATTACAGAATAATGAAGAAACCAGTGATGTTCATTAACACATGCGTCTGTCATAATAACTGTCCCCGGGACACCAGCCTTCTCCAGATTGACAACGCCAAGTTCCCCAGCCCGAGAAGATATTAG